From one Paenibacillus terrae HPL-003 genomic stretch:
- a CDS encoding dephospho-CoA kinase produces the protein MHDRSTNVNLTMYTAFGLQLASELYLPELIPAAPGAMEDVVIRQADLTAWSDQLEQTNFVMQGERFMFHIPDTAIYAVRRGREIEVCSYSGADPDTVRLFVLGTCMGVLLMQRRILPIHGSAVVIGGRAYAFVGESGAGKSTLAAAFTQAGYRMVSDDVIAMQVTASETIVYPAYPQQKLGLESLLQLKALQGNKHARKSNHRLVFMDGNPAMLKHGHLRKLTGELNKYVVPRVDYFHNKPLPLGGVFELVAESPNREFRREGELAAVTEQPLNMLECLHTLLLHTYRRGIIPRMSLGEWHFGTAARMARQVEGWRLRRDSSAFTASEVVHRVLDIIRKEENSYGSYSFDEGS, from the coding sequence TGACGATGTATACAGCCTTTGGACTCCAGCTTGCCAGCGAGCTGTACCTGCCTGAATTGATACCCGCAGCGCCGGGTGCGATGGAGGATGTGGTCATTCGTCAGGCTGATTTGACAGCATGGAGCGATCAGCTGGAGCAGACTAATTTTGTGATGCAGGGCGAACGCTTTATGTTCCATATACCAGACACAGCTATTTACGCCGTCAGGAGAGGCAGGGAAATTGAAGTATGTTCTTACTCTGGCGCTGATCCGGACACGGTGCGGTTGTTTGTGCTGGGCACATGTATGGGTGTCCTTCTGATGCAGAGACGGATACTGCCTATTCACGGGAGTGCAGTAGTGATCGGAGGCAGGGCCTATGCTTTCGTGGGCGAATCCGGAGCAGGAAAATCGACGCTGGCTGCTGCTTTTACGCAGGCAGGCTATCGGATGGTCAGTGATGATGTTATTGCTATGCAAGTTACGGCTTCTGAAACCATAGTCTATCCGGCCTACCCGCAGCAAAAGTTGGGTCTGGAAAGCTTGCTCCAGCTGAAGGCTTTACAGGGAAATAAGCATGCACGCAAAAGCAATCACAGGCTTGTTTTCATGGACGGCAATCCTGCGATGCTCAAACATGGACATTTGCGTAAGCTTACAGGTGAACTAAATAAATATGTCGTGCCGAGAGTGGACTATTTCCACAACAAACCGCTTCCCTTGGGAGGTGTATTCGAGCTGGTGGCAGAGTCTCCAAACCGTGAGTTCCGACGTGAAGGGGAGTTGGCGGCGGTTACGGAACAACCTTTGAACATGCTGGAGTGCTTGCATACGTTATTGCTTCATACATATCGCAGGGGGATCATTCCGCGAATGAGTCTGGGGGAATGGCATTTTGGAACGGCAGCCCGGATGGCTCGGCAGGTGGAGGGCTGGCGACTACGGAGGGATAGCTCGGCTTTTACCGCGTCCGAGGTTGTACACCGGGTACTTGATATCATTCGTAAGGAGGAAAACAGCTATGGCAGCTACTCATTCGATGAAGGATCATGA
- a CDS encoding lasso peptide biosynthesis PqqD family chaperone: protein MAATHSMKDHDRVIHGEEVYVSDMDGEKVMMSINTGKYYNLGFTGGRIWELAESCPSLGEIVAALTDEYEVDEERCRQQVHTFVAELEREGLLKLLRETV from the coding sequence ATGGCAGCTACTCATTCGATGAAGGATCATGACCGTGTTATTCACGGTGAGGAAGTCTATGTCAGTGACATGGACGGGGAGAAGGTCATGATGAGCATCAACACAGGAAAATATTATAATCTCGGCTTCACGGGCGGACGAATCTGGGAACTGGCGGAATCCTGTCCTTCACTCGGGGAGATCGTAGCTGCTCTGACGGATGAATATGAAGTGGACGAGGAACGGTGCAGACAGCAGGTACATACCTTTGTGGCTGAACTGGAACGGGAAGGACTGCTAAAGCTTTTGCGGGAGACGGTTTAA